The Polaribacter sp. KT25b genome contains the following window.
TAGAAATGAAGATTAATATCCCATAGTATTGATACTTGGCATCAAGTTTTAATTAAAGATTTATCGGTAAAAGATGGCTATGCGTTCTATTAGTTAGTTGGTAAGGTAACGGCTTACCAAGACTTCGATAGATAGGGGTCCTGAGAGGGAGATCCCCCACACTGGTACTGAGACACGGACCAGACTCCTACGGGAGGCAGCAGTGAGGAATATTGGGCAATGGAGGAGACTCTGACCCAGCCATGCCGCGTGCAGGAAGACTGCCCTATGGGTTGTAAACTGCTTTTATACAGGAAGAAACACTAGTACGTGTACTAGCTTGACGGTACTGTAAGAATAAGGACCGGCTAACTCCGTGCCAGCAGCCGCGGTAATACGGAGGGTCCGAGCGTTATCCGGAATCATTGGGTTTAAAGGGTCCGCAGGCGGTCAATTAAGTCAGAGGTGAAATCCCATAGCTTAACTATGGAACTGCCTTTGATACTGGTTGACTTGAGTCATATGGAAGTAGATAGAATGTGTAGTGTAGCGGTGAAATGCATAGAGATTACACAGAATACCGATTGCGAAGGCAGTCTACTACGTATGTACTGACGCTCATGGACGAAAGCGTGGGGAGCGAACAGGATTAGATACCCTGGTAGTCCACGCCGTAAACGATGGATACTAGTTGTTGGGCATTAGCTCAGTGACTAAGCGAAAGTGATAAGTATCCCACCTGGGGAGTACGGTCGCAAGACTGAAACTCAAAGGAATTGACGGGGGCCCGCACAAGCGGTGGAGCATGTGGTTTAATTCGATGATACGCGAGGAACCTTACCAGGGCTTAAATGTAGTATGACAGGACTAGAGATAGTTTTTTCTTCGGACATATTACAAGGTGCTGCATGGTTGTCGTCAGCTCGTGCCGTGAGGTGTCAGGTTAAGTCCTATAACGAGCGCAACCCCTGTCGTTAGTTGCCATCAAGTAAAGTTGGGGACTCTAACGAGACTGCCGGTGCAAACCGCGAGGAAGGTGGGGATGACGTCAAATCATCACGGCCCTTACGTCCTGGGCCACACACGTGCTACAATGGTATGGACAATGAGCAGCCATCTGGCAACAGAGAGCAAATCTATAAACCATATCACAGTTCGGATCGGAGTCTGCAACTCGACTCCGTGAAGCTGGAATCGCTAGTAATCGGATATCAGCCATGATCCGGTGAATACGTTCCCGGGCCTTGTACACACCGCCCGTCAAGCCATGGAAGCTGGGGGTGCCTGAAGTCGGTCACCGCAAGGAGCCGCCTAGGGTAAAACTGGTAACTAGGGCTAAGTCGTAACAAGGTAGCCGTACCGGAAGGTGCGGCTGGAACACCTCCTTTCTAGAGAAAGATGGTGAGTTACAAAAGGGAAGTTTTACTCTTTGCTGTTAATTTTAAAATACAAGAAATATTAAGCTATTTAGTCTCGTAGCTCAGCTGGTTAGAGCGCTACACTGATAATGTAGAGGTCGGCAGTTCGAGTCTGCCCGGGACTACAATTTTAATATTTTAAGGAAATTCTGGAAGTTAGAGGATTCTACATTCATAATTTAGAATTTATTCTGAATTTCATAATGGGGGATTAGCTCAGCTGGCTAGAGCGCTTGCCTTGCACGCAAGAGGTCATCGGTTCGACTCCGATATTCTCCACTAGGCAATGCCTGGAGATAATTTATATTATCTCTAGTGTATTGAAGGCAGATTGTTGCTGAGAGTTTAAAAACTTGTCAGTGGCGACTCGCCACAAAGTTCATTGACATATTGGTAAAATGATATCGTAAGAATCAAATAGATAGAGAACGATTAGAGTAATCTAATCAAAAATTTTTTTATAAAAATATAAAAGAGTTCATTATAGTATGGAAACATACTGTAGCAAAAAGTACAATAAGTTAAGTAAGGGCGTATGGCGGATGCCTAGGCTCTCAGAGACGACGAAGGACGTGATAAGCTGCGAAAAGCTACGGGGAGGGGCACATACCTTTTAATCCGTAGATATCCGAATGGGGCAACCCGGCATGTTGAAGACATGTCACCTATTTATAGGGGTAAACCCGGTGAACTGAAACATCTAAGTAACCGGAGGAAGAGAAAACAATAGTGATTCCGTTAGTAGTGGCGAGCGAACGCGGAACAGCCCAAACCCATTTTGTTACGGCAAAATGGGGGTTGTAGGACCACAATATTCGATGCTACGTTAATTAGAACTGTTTGGAAAGACAGACCAAAGAGGGTGATAGTCCCGTAAAAGTAAGCAAAGTTATTGATAGTGGTATCCTGAGTAGTGCGGGACACGAGTAATCCTGTATGAATCCACCGGGACCATCCGGTAAGGCTAAATACTCCTGAGAGACCGATAGTGAACTAGTACCGTGAGGGAAAGGTGAAAAGAACCCTAAGTAAGGGAGTGAAATAGATCCTGAAACCGTACGCCTACAAGCGGTCGGAGCACCTATATGGTGTGACGGCGTGCCTTTTGCATAATGAGCCTACGAGTTACTGTTTCTAGCAAGGTTAATTGATTAAGTCAAGGAGCCGTAGCGAAAGCGAGTCTGAATAGGGCGCTTTAGTTAGTAGTAGTAGACGCGAAACCGAGTGATCTACCCATGGGCAGGTTGAAGCTGTGGTAACACATAGTGGAGGACCGAACCAGTTGACGTTGAAAAGTCTTTGGATGACCTGTGGGTAGGGGTGAAAGGCCAATCAAACTCGGAAATAGCTCGTACTCCCCGAAATGCATTTAGGTGCAGCGTTGAGTAAAAGTTTTATAGAGGTAGAGCTACTGATTGGATGCGGGGGCTTCACCGCCTACCAATTCCTGACAAACTCCGAATGCTATAAAATGTTTCTCAGCAGTGAGGGCATGGGTGCTAAGGTCCATGTCCGAGAGGGAAAGAACCCAGACCATCAGCTAAGGTCCCCAAATATATGTTAAGTTGAAATAACGAGGTTCGTCTGCACAGACAGCTAGGATGTTGGCTTGGAAGCAGCCATTCATTTAAAGAGTGCGTAACAGCTCACTAGTCGAGCGGACGAGCATGGATAATAATCGGGCATAAACATATTACCGAAGCTATGGATTTGTATTATATACAAGTGGTAGGGGAGCATTGTAACCTGGGTAGAAGGTGTACTGTAAGGTATGCTGGACTGGTTACAAAAGAAAATGTAGGCATAAGTAACGATAATGCGGGCGAGAAACCCGCACACCGAAAGACTAAGGTTTCCTCAGCGATGCTAATCAGCTGAGGGTTAGTCGGGTCCTAAGGCGAATCCGAAGGGAGTAGTCGATGGATAACAGGTTAATATTCCTGTACTTCTTATAATTGCGATGGGGTGACGGAGTATTGAAAGCACCGCGTACTGACGGAATAGTACGTTGAAGGATGTAGGTATTAGAATTGTAGGTAAATCCGCAGTTTTAGCTAAAGTCTGATAGTACCACAACTCTTCGGATGAGTGGATAGTGTGCCTAAAAGCTTCCAAGAAAAACCTCTAAGCTTCAGATTATAAGAACCCGTACCGTAAACCGACACAGGTAGTTGGGATGAGAATTCTAAGGTGCTCGAGAGATTCATGGCTAAGGAACTAGGCAAAATAGACCCGTAACTTCGGGAGAAGGGTCGCCCTCAGCAATGAGGGCCGCAGTGAAAAGGTCCAGGCGACTGTTTATCAAAAACACAGGGCTTTGCTAAATTGAAAGATGATGTATAAGGCCTGACACCTGCCCGGTGCTGGAAGGTTAAGTGGAGGGTTTAGCTTCGGCGAAGATCTGAAATGAAGCCCCAGTAAACGGCGGCCGTAACTATAACGGTCCTAAGGTAGCGAAATTCCTTGTCGGGTAAGTTCCGACCTGCACGAATGGTGCAACGATCTGGACACTGTCTCAGCCATGAGCTCGGTGAAATTGTAGTATCGGTGAAGATGCCGATTACCCGCAGCGGGACGAAAAGACCCCGTGCACCTTTACTATAGCTTAGTATTGGTTTTGGATAAGTAATGTGTAGGATAGGTGGGAGACTTTGAAGCGGCGTCACTAGGCGTTGTGGAGTCATCCTTGAAATACCACCCTTTGCTTATCTAGAGTCTAACTCAGAGATGAGGACAGTGCTTGGTGGGTAGTTTGACTGGGGTGGTCGCCTCCAAAAGAGTAACGGAGGCTTCTAAAGGTACCCTCAGCACGCTTGGTAACCGTGCGTAGAGTGCAATGGCATAAGGGTGCTTGACTGAGAGACATACAGGTCGATCAGGTTGGAAACAAGAGCATAGTGATCCGGTGGTTCCGCATGGAAGGGCCATCGCTCAAAGGATAAAAGGTACGCCGGGGATAACAGGCTGATCTCCCCCAAGAGCTCATATCGACGGGGGGGTTTGGCACCTCGATGTCGGCTCGTCACATCCTGGGGCTGGAGAAGGTCCCAAGGGTTGGGCTGTTCGCCCATTAAAGTGGCACGCGAGCTGGGTTCAGAACGTCGTGAGACAGTTCGGTCTCTATCTGCTGTGGGCGTTAGAAATTTGAGTGGATCTGACTCTAGTACGAGAGGACCGAGTTGGACTGACCTCTAGTGTATCTGTTGTTCCGCCAGGAGCATGGCAGAGTAGCTACGTCGGGAAGGGATAAGCGCTGAAAGCATATAAGCGCGAAACCCACCACAAGATGAGATTTCTTTAAAGGGTCGTTGGAGATGACAACGTTGATAGGCTATAGGTGTAAAGGCAGTAATGTCATAGCCGAGTAGTACTAATAACCCATAGACTTATGTACGCCTCTCCCGCTAGCAATAGCGGGAGGCAAACTCTTTATTTATTACAAAAACTTACAATATTATTTTACCATATGTTAACTTATACAGTTAAAGAAATTTAACTGAAAAGCTTAGGGTGGTTATAGCATTGGGGCTCACCTCTTCCCATACCGAACAGAGAAGTTAAGCCCAATAGCGCCGATGGTACTGCATTTATGTGGGAGAGTAGGTCGCCGCCTTTCTTTAATACTGACTAAAATCAGTAGTATAAACCTCATATCTAATCGATATGAGGTTTTTTTATGACTGAAAATTTGTACTTGAACCTATATATGATATGATTTATTTATATTATTAGTGAAATCCTTTTGATTATATAATAATCTAGTTTAATTTCGTTTTAATTTATATTTTTTATTTATTTCTTAAAGAATGAAATTTTACTATTGGTTTTTATTGATTTTTTTATTTCCATTGAGTATACAATCTCAAGTTGGAGGTGAAAATGTATATCAGTTTTTGAATTTGTCTTCATCTGCAAGACAAATTGCTTTAGGAGGAGAAGTTTTGACTCTTATTGATGATGTAAATCAACCTATTTGGAATCCTTCTGTCATTAATGATGATATGGATAATTTTATGATAGAAAGATTGTTGGATGGTCTTTAAGTGAGAATATAACTTTAGAGAATACAGTTTATAATGTCTGGGTAAGAGCTAGAGAAAACAGACCTATTTCAGATGATTTTATTTTTCACTCTGATAGAGCTGTTCAATATGCAGCAGGTAAAATAATAGCTATTTTTAAACATAATAAAAAATAAATCATAGCAAGAGTAGAAAAGGTAATTGTTGGGATAATGCAGTAGCTGAATCATTTTTTTAAAACAATTAAATGCAAATTAATTTATAGAAAATCATTCAAAACCTTTATACGGGAATATAGCCAAATAGATAGTTATATTCATTGGTATAATACTAAAAGAATACCATCAGTCATTAGGCTATTTAATTCCTCTAGAGATGGAAATAATGTTAAAAAATATCAAAACTAAACGAGCTGTTTAAAAATGTAACCTTTTTTGTGGGTATATCAGAAACCCTTTGATCCAGAATTGGCATTGATTGAGCATAATTTGTTCTTTTTAATTTTGTTCAAAAAGAGTAATTTTAGAATTACTACCTTCAAAAAGATGTAAATAGTCTTCTGTTTTAAAGACTTCACTACTAAAACGTGAGCTTCTATTACGACCTTCACTTTGTCTTATTATACTTCTAGAAAAACGTCTAATTTCGTCTTTTGTGGTTAAAATTATACCGGGAATTGGTGTGCTTTTACCGTTTTCATCTTTGGCAACCATTGTAAAATAAGATGAATTACAGTGCTTTTTCTCTCCAGTTCTAATATTTTCAGATTCTACTTGTAAGCCAACAACCATAGAAGTTCTTCCTGTAAAATTAATAGAAGCTTTTAAAGTTACCAATTCACCTACTTCTATAGGATTTAAAAAATCAACTTTATTTACAGAAGCTGTTACACAATAATTTCCAGAATGTTTTGAAGCGCATGCAAATGCAATTTGATCCATTAAGTTTAAAATATGACCTCCATGAATTTTACCGCTAAAATTTGAGTGTGATGGTAACATTAACTGCGTTATTGTTACTTGAGATTCACTAATGTGTTTAAATTCTTTTTTTGTTTCAGACATAAATTCAAAAATACAAATCTTTTTTTTTCAAATCATCTATAAATTATTAAAAAAAGTAAAAAATTCATCAAAAAACAAAAGAATTTTTTTAATAAATGTATTCAAAACTGATTGTATTTTTTGCAATCGGTTTTTTATGTGGGCTAATTAAAGTAAATTTGTGTAGCTATAAAAACTTAAAAATGAATTACATTTTATTTGATGGCGATGTTAGAAAATCGTTATTACCCTTTACATATACAAAACCAGTTGCAGATTTAAGAGTAGGTATTTTAACCATTAGAGAAAAATGGGAAAATTATTTAGGCTCAACAACTACGACAGTTACAGAAGAATATTTAGAAGAAAAATATCCAATGGTTGAGTTGGAACAAAATATTCTGATAAACGCATCTTTTTGTCCAACAAAGAGTTTGGTAGAAAAAATTAAAAATTTATCAGAAAATGAAGCTATTTTTAAAGGTGAAGATGTAATTGCTTTTTTTACTTCGGATTCTCAGGAAGAAGTTAATTTTGAAGAGTATAAACAAATTGAATTTGATGAAGAGCTTCTTCAAATTAAAAATACGTGGGATATTTTTTCATTAAATAATGTTGCTATTCAGCAAGATTTCGATTTGATAACAGAAGGTAGAACATCTCAACCAATTCCTGAAGGAACTCGATTCTTAAACAAAGAAAACATCTTTATAGAAGAAGGCGCAGAAATTACTTTTGCAACTTTAAATGCAACTAATGGTCCAATTTATGTTGGAAAAGATGCAGTTATTATGGAAGGTTGCGTTGTTAGAGGCGCTTTAGCAATGTGCGAACATTCTGTTTTAAAAATGGGTGCAAAAGTCTACGGAGCAACTACTTTAGGACCTTATTGTAAAGTTGGTGGAGAGATAAGTAATTCTGTTTTATTCGGATATTCGAGTAAAGGTCATGAAGGATATTTAGGAAATTCAGTTTTAGGAGAATGGTGCAATTTAGGTGCAGATACAAATAATTCTAATCTAAAAAATAATTATGCTGAAGTAAAACTATGGAATTATGAAACTGGTCGTTTTACAAAAACTGGTTTACAATTTTGTGGATTAATGATGGGAGATCATTCTAAATGCGGAATTAACACCATGTTTAATACAGGAACAGTTATTGGAGTTTCAGCAAATATTTATGGAAGCGGATTTCCAAGAAATTTTGTTCCTTCTTTTAGTTGGGGTGGCGCATCTGGCTTCACAGAATATAAAACCGATAAAGTTTTTGAAGTTGCAGAAATTGTTATGAAACGTAGAAATATCAATTTCAATCAAGTAGAACAACGAATTTTAGAAAATGTTTTTGAGGAAACAAAAAAATATAGAAATTACTAAAATATAGATTTAGTCTATAATATAAAAACCATCTCAAATGAGATGGTTTTTATATTTAATAAATATTATTTTCTAATTAAAAGAAAATGCTAATTTTTAAACTGCATGTTTATGTGCCTTGTAAGAAGATCTTACTAAAGCGCCACTTTCTACATACATAAAGCCCATTTCTAAACCAATAGTTTCGTATTTTTTAAACTGTTCTGGAGTGATAAAATCATTTACAGGTAAATGTTTTTTGGTAGGTTGTAAATATTGACCAATTGTTAAAATATCTAAATTTACACCTTGTAAGTCTTTCATTGTTTGTATAACTTCTTCTTCCGTTTCTCCTAAACCAAGCATTAAACCTGTTTTTGTACGCATCCCTTTTTCTTTTAGGTATTTTAAAACACCTAAACTTCTATCGTATTTTGCCTGAATTCTAACTTCTCGAGTTAACCTTCTAACAGTTTCCATATTATGAGAAACTACTTCTGGATGAACTTCTATAATTCTATCAATTTGAGTTGTGTTTCCTTGAAAATCAGGAATTAAAGTTTCTAAAGTTGTAGTTGGATTTGCTCTTCGGATAGCTTCTACAGTTTCTGCCCAAATAATAGAACCACCATCTTTTAAATCATCTCTATCTACAGAAGTAATTACAGCATGTTTAATGCTCATTAATTTTATAGAGCGAGCAACTTTTTCTGGTTCATCCCATTCTACAGTTTCTGGTCTTCCGGTTTTTACACCACAAAATCCACAAGAACGCGTGCAAATATTACCAAGAATCATAAATGTTGCAGTTCCTTCACCCCAACATTCTCCCATGTTTGGGCAACTTCCGCTTGTACAAATAGTATTTAGCTTATATTTATCAACCAAAGTTCTAAGTTCTGTATATTTTTTACCAACAGGTAATTTTACACGTAACCATTTTGGTTTTTTTTGTTTCTCAGTAGGAAGTATTACAGATTCTATTGCCATTTTATATCGTAATTGAAAAGCAAATTTACGAAGAAAAAAAGGAATGAAAAATGTTAAAAGGTGTAGAATTCAGATTGATTTACTTTTTTCTGATAAGTAAGTTTTAATCTCAAAAAGATAGCTTTTTTTATTCTTCTGATATTTCAACTGATTGTTCAATTTCTTTTATTTCTGATTTCAAATTTTATTTCATCAAAAGATAAATTTTAAAGCCAATGTGATAAAAAACAATATTTGAGTTTTTTATCAGAAAATAAAAGAATAGTATTTTTGTACTTAATTTCTCTTTATAATTTCTGCCAACAATTTTTTTGCTCGTAAAAGTTTTACTTTTACATTACTCATTGGTTCGTTAATTTGTTTAGAAATTTCTTTATAGCTAAGTTCCTGAAAATATCGTAATTGAATAACTTCTTGATATTTAGGTTTAAGTTTTTTAATGTCTTTTAACAGCTTAGCTAAATTTTGTTCTCCAATAATTTTATCTTCTGGAGTAGGATTTTCATCAACAACTAAATACACTTTTTCTTCTTGTTCTTTTGTAGTTTCAATAGAAATTGAAGTATTTTTTTTGCGTAATAAATCGATATGTACATTTTTAGAAATGGCAATTAACCATGTTTTAAAAACGTAATTTTCATCAAAAGTATGTATTTTATCAAAAGCTTTAGAGAAAGTCTGAATCGTAATATCCTCAGAATCATTTTCACTTTTTGTGCGTTTTAATTGATAATTATATACTACAGGCCAAAAAGTCTCTAACAAATATCTAAATGCTGCTTGGTTTCCTTCTTTAGCTTTAGATATATTTTGTTCAAGTTTTTTATCGTTTATTTCCAATGAGATGGTTTTGAATTCAAATTAGATATAAATATAGTAATTTGAATCAATAATAAACCAATTTCTAAAAAAGGTAAGAAAAATATAATTTGAGGTTCTTTAAGTTTCTTTGCAGAGATACCTATTATTATATAATAGACCAAACAATAAAACAATACTATTGATAGTGTTATTTGGTAAGGATATGTAAAAAATAAAATGGTTGCTAAAATGTAAAAAAGAATCTTAGTGAAAGCAAATGTATTTAATAAAAAACGATGCTTAAACATATATTTTTTTCTGATGAATGCTGTATCTTTTTTATCAGAAAACCATTTAGAAAATGATTTTGGTGTATCCTTTTCTGTAAAGCTACTTTCTGAAATACAAAAAGTTGTATTTTCTTTTTGAGAAGCGTCTTTAATAAACAAATCTGCTTCGGCAAAATTAATTTTCATATGATTTATAAAACCATTAACTTTAAAAAAAGTTGGTTTATCATATGCATAATTTCCTTCAAAAGCCATAAAAGGTGAATTCATTTTTGCAAATCCGAAGCATTTAATTGCAGTTAATAAATTATCAAAACGTACAAAAATATTGAAGATAGATTTTTCTTTTTTATACTTTCTATACCCTAATATAATTTCTTTTTTAGAAGTAAATTTTTTACTCATTTCAGAAATCCAATCTTTAGAAACAGGATTGCAATTGGCATTTGTAAATAACAAATGATCGTATTTAGACGCTTTAATACCTAAAGTTAAGGCGTATTTTTTACTTGCCCAAAAAGCTTCGTTGTTTTCTACTTGTACAACTTTTATATTTGTATGTTTTTTTGAAAATAATTCAATAATATCATTGGTATCATCTGAAGAAGCATTGTTTATTATAACAATTTCGAATGTTTCATAAGATTGCTCTAAAATTAAAGGAATTAATTTTAGAAGTTTTTCGCTCTGATTTTTAACTAAGATAATTACAGAAACAGGAATTTCTATTTTAGTTTTTCTACTTCTTTTTGGTTTAAAAAGAAAACTAGAAAAAGTAAATAAATAAGTTAACTGAATTACTGCACATACTACAAAGGCGTAGAAAATTACAGATAAAATCATACTTATTTAAACAGATTAATTATGTTGTGGTTCAGAGCAAGTATCAAATTTATCTGGAGTTTTTCCACAAAAACCACAAGACTCTCCACTTTTATTTAACGCAGGGTTTTGACTAGCACAAGTACCTGCAAATTTACCGTCTTTTTTTGCCCAAATTTTAATAGCAATTCCAGCAACCGCAAGTAATAATAAACCTAAAGTAAGCAATAATAATTTCATAAAAAGTAATTATAAAGCAAAGATACATATTCTTATTTTCTCTTAAAAAATTCTACTGTAAATATTTTGCAAAGTGACTTTTTAAAAAAGTATGTGTCGAAATTACAGAGTATAAATGTTTAAAAAATAATATATAATGGAAACAACTACAGAATCTTTAAAAAATTTTTACAATTCAATTTCTTCAGGTTTAGGAGATTGGGGGCTTCAATTAATTGGTGCAATTGCTGCTTTAGTTATAGGGCTTTGGATTATTAGAATGATTATGAAAGGTATTTCTAAAATGTTTGAGAAAACAAAATTAGATGAAACTTTACAACCATTTTTATTAACTACAATTGGTTTTCTTTTAAAACTATTATTAATTGTTTCTATATCAGGAATCGTTGGTTTCCCTGTGGCTTCATTCGCAGCTTTATTAGCTGGTGTTGGTCTAGGAATTGGTGCAGCTTTTAACGGTTCTTTAGGACATATTGCATCTGGAATTATGTTACTTATTTTTAAACCATTTAGAGTTGGAGACTTAATTAAAACAAATGGTGCATTTGGTTTTGTAAAAGAAATATCTGTTTTTGTTACCGTTATAGAAACGTTTCAGAATGAAACTGAAATCATTCCAAACTCTTCAATTACTTCTAATAAAATAACCAATTTAACTAAAATAGGTAACTTACGTATAGATATGCCGTTTGCAATTAGATATGGTTCTGATATTGCAAAAGCAAAACAAATTGTATTAGATGTTTTAAAAAATGATAAATATATTTTACAAGAAGGCGCATTAGCACCAAGAGTTGCTGTAAATAATTTAGGTGTTAATAGTGTTGAGTTATTAGCTTTACCTTATGTAAATTGTGAAAATTATTGGGAAGTATATTGGGATACTAGACAAGAAATAGTAGAAGCTCTTGGAAAAGCTAATTATGAAGCACCTTTGCCACAACGAGTAGTTACTATGACAAAATAAATTATAAAAATACATTTTTTAAAAGAAGACTGTTTTACCAAGCAGTCTTTTTTTGTATGTTTACCCCAGATAAATTATCCATTGGAAGAAAAAAGTTTTATTAAGGATTTAAGGGCTGGAAAACAAACTGCATATAGTCAACTTTTAGATGATTATCAGCAGAAAGTTTTTGGTACTTGTATTTCTTTTGTGCCTAATAGAGAAGATGCAGAAGATATTGCGCAAGAAGTTTTTTTAGAAGTTTTTAAATCGATTTCTAGTTTTAAAGGAGACTCTAAACTCTCTACTTGGATTTATAGAATTGCTACCAATAAATCTCTAGAATTCATCAGAAAAAAGAATACAAAAAAACGTTTTGCGTTTATGCAAACAATTATGGGAAATGAAATTCCAATAGATAAAACGAGTTATTTTACAGAGTTCGATCATCCAGGTATTTTATTAGAAAACAAAGAAAAATCAGCAACTATTTTTAAAGCGATACATACGTTGCCAGAAAATCAAAGAGTAATTTTTACATTGGCTAAAATTGATGGAAAAAGTTATCAAGAAATTGTAGAAATTACAGGTAAAAGTTTATCATCTGTAGAATCTATATTGTTTAGAGCAAAAAAAGGGTTACAAGTAAAATTAGAAAATTTTTATAAAAATGATAAATCATAAATTATTTAGTAAAAAAAATAGAAAGTAACGCAAGTTTTTATACTTTCTTGCATCTAAATAGTTGTAATTGTTTTTAAAAATTGATTAAAAATGAAAAATAAAGAACATATAAATCAGCAAGTTGAAGCTACTTTTAATACTTTAGATGCTATTGAAGAAGTAAAAGTAAATCACTTTTTTAAGCATAAAGTACTTCAGCAATTAAAGAATCAGAAAGAAGAGAAAACCAGCCTTTTTGCTTGGTTTACTCCGCAATTTCAAATGGCTACTTTAGCATTCGTTTTGTTGTTAAATGCAAGCGCAATTTTGTATGCATTTTCATCACAGAAAAATACTTCTAATTCAAGTTTAGAATCCTTTGCACAAGAGTATTCTTTACAATCAGAAACTACTTCATTATTAAATTAGAGATTATGAAAACAAAATTACTTCCAATTCTATTAATACTTTTAATTGTATTGAATGGTGTTTTAATTTTTATGTTGATTAACAAACCACATCAAAATCTAGGGGCTCAACAAGAAAGAAATTTTTTAA
Protein-coding sequences here:
- a CDS encoding RNA polymerase sigma factor, coding for MEEKSFIKDLRAGKQTAYSQLLDDYQQKVFGTCISFVPNREDAEDIAQEVFLEVFKSISSFKGDSKLSTWIYRIATNKSLEFIRKKNTKKRFAFMQTIMGNEIPIDKTSYFTEFDHPGILLENKEKSATIFKAIHTLPENQRVIFTLAKIDGKSYQEIVEITGKSLSSVESILFRAKKGLQVKLENFYKNDKS
- a CDS encoding membrane or secreted protein; this translates as MKLLLLTLGLLLLAVAGIAIKIWAKKDGKFAGTCASQNPALNKSGESCGFCGKTPDKFDTCSEPQHN
- a CDS encoding GlmU family protein, which codes for MNYILFDGDVRKSLLPFTYTKPVADLRVGILTIREKWENYLGSTTTTVTEEYLEEKYPMVELEQNILINASFCPTKSLVEKIKNLSENEAIFKGEDVIAFFTSDSQEEVNFEEYKQIEFDEELLQIKNTWDIFSLNNVAIQQDFDLITEGRTSQPIPEGTRFLNKENIFIEEGAEITFATLNATNGPIYVGKDAVIMEGCVVRGALAMCEHSVLKMGAKVYGATTLGPYCKVGGEISNSVLFGYSSKGHEGYLGNSVLGEWCNLGADTNNSNLKNNYAEVKLWNYETGRFTKTGLQFCGLMMGDHSKCGINTMFNTGTVIGVSANIYGSGFPRNFVPSFSWGGASGFTEYKTDKVFEVAEIVMKRRNINFNQVEQRILENVFEETKKYRNY
- a CDS encoding mechanosensitive ion channel family protein; this translates as METTTESLKNFYNSISSGLGDWGLQLIGAIAALVIGLWIIRMIMKGISKMFEKTKLDETLQPFLLTTIGFLLKLLLIVSISGIVGFPVASFAALLAGVGLGIGAAFNGSLGHIASGIMLLIFKPFRVGDLIKTNGAFGFVKEISVFVTVIETFQNETEIIPNSSITSNKITNLTKIGNLRIDMPFAIRYGSDIAKAKQIVLDVLKNDKYILQEGALAPRVAVNNLGVNSVELLALPYVNCENYWEVYWDTRQEIVEALGKANYEAPLPQRVVTMTK
- a CDS encoding acyl-CoA thioesterase encodes the protein MSETKKEFKHISESQVTITQLMLPSHSNFSGKIHGGHILNLMDQIAFACASKHSGNYCVTASVNKVDFLNPIEVGELVTLKASINFTGRTSMVVGLQVESENIRTGEKKHCNSSYFTMVAKDENGKSTPIPGIILTTKDEIRRFSRSIIRQSEGRNRSSRFSSEVFKTEDYLHLFEGSNSKITLFEQN
- a CDS encoding glycosyltransferase produces the protein MILSVIFYAFVVCAVIQLTYLFTFSSFLFKPKRSRKTKIEIPVSVIILVKNQSEKLLKLIPLILEQSYETFEIVIINNASSDDTNDIIELFSKKHTNIKVVQVENNEAFWASKKYALTLGIKASKYDHLLFTNANCNPVSKDWISEMSKKFTSKKEIILGYRKYKKEKSIFNIFVRFDNLLTAIKCFGFAKMNSPFMAFEGNYAYDKPTFFKVNGFINHMKINFAEADLFIKDASQKENTTFCISESSFTEKDTPKSFSKWFSDKKDTAFIRKKYMFKHRFLLNTFAFTKILFYILATILFFTYPYQITLSIVLFYCLVYYIIIGISAKKLKEPQIIFFLPFLEIGLLLIQITIFISNLNSKPSHWK
- a CDS encoding RNA polymerase sigma factor translates to MEINDKKLEQNISKAKEGNQAAFRYLLETFWPVVYNYQLKRTKSENDSEDITIQTFSKAFDKIHTFDENYVFKTWLIAISKNVHIDLLRKKNTSISIETTKEQEEKVYLVVDENPTPEDKIIGEQNLAKLLKDIKKLKPKYQEVIQLRYFQELSYKEISKQINEPMSNVKVKLLRAKKLLAEIIKRN
- the lipA gene encoding lipoyl synthase encodes the protein MAIESVILPTEKQKKPKWLRVKLPVGKKYTELRTLVDKYKLNTICTSGSCPNMGECWGEGTATFMILGNICTRSCGFCGVKTGRPETVEWDEPEKVARSIKLMSIKHAVITSVDRDDLKDGGSIIWAETVEAIRRANPTTTLETLIPDFQGNTTQIDRIIEVHPEVVSHNMETVRRLTREVRIQAKYDRSLGVLKYLKEKGMRTKTGLMLGLGETEEEVIQTMKDLQGVNLDILTIGQYLQPTKKHLPVNDFITPEQFKKYETIGLEMGFMYVESGALVRSSYKAHKHAV